The proteins below come from a single Conger conger chromosome 10, fConCon1.1, whole genome shotgun sequence genomic window:
- the ndufa4l2a gene encoding cytochrome c oxidase subunit NDUFA4: protein MIRGLIHHAKKHRALIPQFFFIALGMGGASLYLVRLACGPHVTWNKNNPEPWNNLSPAYQYKFVAIKTDYKNLKKEGPDF from the exons ATGATTCGAGGACTGATTCATCACGCAAAGAAACACCGTGCA cttaTTCCGCAGTTTTTCTTCATCGCGTTGGGGATGGGCGGGGCCTCTCTCTACCTGGTTCGTCTCGCATGCGGTCCCCACGTCAC CTGGAACAAGAATAATCCTGAACCCTGGAATAATCTGAGCCCAGCCTATCAGTATAAG TTTGTGGCCATCAAAACCGACTACAAGAACCTGAAGAAGGAGGGGCCAGATTTCTGA